Proteins from a genomic interval of Pectinophora gossypiella chromosome 28, ilPecGoss1.1, whole genome shotgun sequence:
- the LOC126379091 gene encoding uncharacterized protein LOC126379091, which translates to MCDKGVNIGRRVNGAGTFVNMHAFVIFGVFALAQQAYSSCLSGLLPPPPPAAPLLLPAPPAPCTSPLAPLTPALVNSLSASLGATLPPLLQSALPPVLTSALAAAAPLLAPCELPLPPSCLPAPAPAPLILPGTPLALPPAPCAPAPCAPAPCAPAPCAPAPCALPPLALPYASAPLALPPACAPAPCAPAPCALPPLPLPPACAPAPLMLPATPLPYALPPPAPLSCAAPTCIPATICF; encoded by the exons ATGTGCGATAAGGGGGTGAATATAGGGCGCCGGGTCAATGGAGCTGGCACATTCGTAAACATGCACGCATTTGTGATCTTTGGAGTTTTCGCTTTGGCTCAG CAAGCCTACTCATCATGCTTATCAGGgctgctgccgccgccgcctccTGCAGCGCCCTTGCTACTCCCAGCGCCACCTGCACCCTGCACTTCTCCACTTGCACCCTTAACTCCAGCGCTGGTCAACTCTTTGTCTGCGTCCCTCGGAGCCACTCTACCACCTTTACTGCAGTCCGCTTTACCTCCAGTTTTAACGTCCGCTTTAGCAGCTGCCGCGCCATTGTTGGCGCCGTGTGAATTACCTTTGCCGCCATCTTGTTTACCCGCTCCCGCGCCTGCGCCGTTGATCCTTCCCGGCACACCTTTAGCATTACCCCCAGCTCCGTGTGCCCCTGCGCCGTGTGCCCCCGCGCCGTGTGCCCCTGCGCCTTGTGCCCCCGCGCCGTGTGCCCTTCCACCGTTAGCCTTACCCTATGCCTCCGCCCCGTTAGCCTTACCCCCAGCGTGTGCCCCCGCGCCGTGTGCCCCAGCGCCGTGTGCCCTTCCACCGTTACCCTTACCCCCAGCGTGTGCGCCCGCTCCGCTTATGCTCCCCGCTACTCCCCTCCCGTACGCGTTACCCCCGCCCGCGCCCCTATCTTGCGCCGCGCCTACCTGCATTCCCGCTACTATCTGTTTCTAA